One genomic window of Candidatus Nitrospira inopinata includes the following:
- a CDS encoding ABC transporter permease has translation MKLLLAYSVRNAWSRGRTTMLTVIGMGLVSLIFLSVLMIGDGLTRALVDSGSPTNVLLLRQGATTEIASGLYRNQTHIIRSLPGIASDTDGNPVALAELVVLVSLTKTGGEAPVNVTVRGTHPMAFTLRPQVRLVEGRPWQPGTAEIVVGSQIASRFLPHGIGSALRVGKRDWQVVGIMTADGTAFESEIWGDVDLLMAAYGRESYSSLTLRLSDEAAFEPLNRLIADDPRLMLQVKRERDYYREKSVTLATFIRVLGFTFTTIFSIGALLGGTMTMYGAVAARTREIGTLRALGFVPTSICFVFLIESLIIGATAGALALAGGAALQFVTLSTMNFSTFAEVAFRLTLTPPSAAATLSFSLLISLLGGLPPAIRAARVPLVTALQAPGR, from the coding sequence ATGAAACTCTTGTTGGCCTATAGCGTCCGAAACGCCTGGTCGCGCGGTCGAACGACCATGCTCACCGTCATAGGCATGGGGCTGGTCAGCCTTATTTTCTTGAGCGTGTTGATGATCGGGGACGGCCTGACGCGCGCGTTGGTTGATAGCGGATCACCGACCAACGTCCTGTTGCTCCGCCAGGGAGCCACGACGGAAATCGCAAGCGGCCTCTATCGAAATCAAACTCACATCATCCGCTCGCTTCCGGGCATCGCGTCCGATACGGACGGCAACCCCGTGGCGCTCGCCGAGTTGGTCGTCTTAGTCAGCCTGACGAAAACCGGAGGGGAGGCGCCGGTCAACGTCACGGTCCGAGGCACGCATCCCATGGCGTTTACGTTGCGGCCGCAAGTCCGTCTGGTCGAGGGACGCCCATGGCAGCCGGGAACGGCGGAGATCGTCGTGGGCTCTCAAATCGCCTCCCGTTTTCTGCCTCACGGCATCGGCTCCGCTTTGCGCGTCGGCAAACGCGACTGGCAGGTCGTTGGCATCATGACCGCTGACGGCACCGCGTTCGAATCGGAAATCTGGGGAGACGTGGACCTCCTGATGGCGGCCTATGGACGAGAATCCTACTCCTCGCTGACGCTTCGCCTCTCGGACGAGGCCGCGTTTGAACCGCTCAATCGACTCATTGCGGACGATCCGCGCCTCATGCTCCAGGTGAAGCGGGAACGGGACTACTATCGAGAAAAATCCGTGACCCTGGCCACGTTCATTCGGGTCCTGGGATTCACCTTCACGACGATCTTTTCGATCGGCGCCCTGTTGGGCGGCACCATGACCATGTACGGAGCAGTCGCGGCGCGCACGAGAGAAATCGGGACGTTGCGCGCCCTGGGTTTTGTCCCCACCTCCATTTGCTTTGTCTTTCTTATTGAATCCCTCATTATCGGTGCGACAGCGGGAGCCTTGGCCCTGGCCGGCGGGGCCGCTCTGCAATTCGTCACCCTCTCGACGATGAACTTCAGCACCTTTGCCGAAGTGGCGTTCCGCCTCACCCTGACACCGCCATCGGCCGCCGCGACCCTGAGCTTTTCCTTGCTCATCAGCCTGTTGGGCGGCCTCCCGCCGGCGATACGGGCCGCCCGCGTTCCGCTGGTAACCGCCTTGCAAGCGCCGGGGCGGTAG
- a CDS encoding ABC transporter permease has translation MTLVTLIIRNAHRQVLRVTLTVLGIATIILAFNLIITTVRAWYAGVEAAAPNRLITRHAASLSIHLPLSYRDRLAAIDGITGVTFANWFGGVYRDAKGFFPQFAVDPESFLDLHPELMLDPGERRDFLSDRRGCLIGRRLADLYGWRVGDVIPLKGTLYPGDWEFIVRGIYRGTEPSTDENWMLIRWDSVNERRRQFDPDRADTVGWYVLRIADSSTAGALSRAVDDTFANSVAETRTETEQAFQAGFVAMSGSIVRALELLAVVLNGVTLLVLANTLVMAVRERTREWAVLRTLGFERRHLAALITGEALLIAALGSIMGIAMTIPAIDLYATLVSTKLGNFFQQLVVYPSTLVLGALATLITACCAAAIPLVTALRSNVADDLRHIG, from the coding sequence ATGACGCTGGTAACCCTCATCATTCGCAACGCGCATCGGCAGGTCCTGCGGGTGACTCTCACCGTTTTGGGGATCGCCACGATCATTCTGGCGTTCAACCTGATCATCACCACGGTTCGAGCCTGGTATGCCGGTGTGGAGGCAGCCGCCCCGAACCGGTTGATCACACGCCACGCGGCATCGCTGTCGATTCACCTGCCGCTTTCGTACCGGGACCGTCTGGCCGCCATCGATGGTATCACCGGCGTGACGTTCGCCAATTGGTTCGGGGGAGTCTATCGGGACGCCAAGGGATTCTTTCCCCAGTTCGCCGTCGATCCGGAGTCGTTCCTCGACCTGCACCCCGAGTTGATGCTCGATCCCGGCGAGCGACGGGACTTCTTGAGCGACCGCCGGGGCTGTCTCATCGGCCGACGTCTGGCCGATCTGTACGGCTGGCGCGTCGGCGACGTGATTCCCCTCAAAGGCACCCTGTATCCAGGCGACTGGGAATTCATCGTCCGAGGCATCTACCGGGGAACCGAGCCCTCCACCGATGAAAACTGGATGCTGATCCGTTGGGACTCTGTCAATGAACGCCGCCGGCAATTTGATCCCGATCGCGCCGACACCGTCGGCTGGTACGTGTTGCGGATCGCGGACTCCTCCACGGCCGGAGCCCTGTCGCGCGCGGTCGATGACACCTTCGCCAATTCGGTCGCCGAAACAAGGACCGAGACCGAGCAGGCCTTTCAGGCCGGCTTCGTGGCCATGTCGGGATCGATCGTGCGCGCCTTGGAGCTGCTCGCGGTCGTGCTGAACGGTGTCACCCTGCTGGTGTTGGCCAATACCCTGGTCATGGCCGTGCGCGAACGGACAAGGGAATGGGCGGTCCTTCGAACCCTCGGCTTTGAACGTCGCCATCTGGCGGCTCTGATTACCGGCGAGGCGTTGCTGATCGCCGCCCTCGGATCGATTATGGGAATCGCCATGACCATCCCGGCTATCGATCTGTATGCCACCTTAGTCTCGACCAAGTTGGGCAATTTCTTTCAGCAGCTTGTCGTCTATCCAAGCACGTTGGTGCTCGGCGCTTTGGCCACCCTGATCACGGCCTGCTGCGCGGCCGCGATTCCGCTTGTCACCGCGCTCCGGAGCAATGTCGCCGACGATCTCCGGCACATCGGATAG
- a CDS encoding ABC transporter ATP-binding protein: protein MVIIQPVIECCHVTKSYVRGDQEIPVLRNFNLSVPNGQFLSVMGPSGSGKTTILNLIAGLDRPVNGTIRVAGMEVSRQRETELARWRARHIGFVFQFYNLIPVLTAAENVELPLLLSSLSKSERAKRVRAALELVGLGDRLDHYPRQLSGGQEQRVGIARAIVGDPTILLADEPTGNLDREAAEAVMTLLRRLHRELGKTIVMVTHDPFVAEYAETVLHVDKGKGSSR, encoded by the coding sequence ATGGTGATAATCCAACCGGTGATCGAATGTTGCCACGTCACGAAATCCTACGTCCGTGGGGACCAGGAGATTCCCGTGCTCCGAAACTTCAACTTGTCGGTTCCCAACGGACAATTTCTCTCCGTCATGGGTCCTTCCGGATCAGGCAAGACCACGATCCTGAATCTCATCGCCGGACTGGACCGCCCCGTTAATGGAACCATTCGCGTCGCCGGCATGGAGGTCTCTCGACAGCGGGAGACCGAGCTTGCCCGCTGGCGGGCCCGACACATCGGATTTGTGTTTCAGTTTTATAATCTCATCCCGGTCCTTACGGCCGCTGAAAACGTCGAACTGCCCCTGCTGCTCAGTTCTCTCTCCAAATCTGAACGGGCCAAACGCGTTCGCGCGGCGCTGGAGCTGGTCGGGCTGGGCGATCGACTCGACCATTACCCACGCCAGTTGTCGGGAGGACAAGAGCAGCGCGTCGGCATCGCCCGGGCGATCGTCGGCGACCCGACCATCCTTCTGGCGGACGAGCCCACCGGCAACCTTGACCGGGAAGCGGCCGAGGCCGTCATGACCTTGCTCCGTCGCCTGCACCGGGAACTTGGCAAAACCATCGTCATGGTGACCCACGATCCGTTTGTGGCGGAGTACGCGGAGACCGTCCTTCATGTCGACAAGGGAAAGGGGTCGAGCCGATGA
- a CDS encoding efflux RND transporter periplasmic adaptor subunit encodes MTPPPSGDVDLSILRMPREEPPPSGRPGSWRKRLAGAVAVGLIVPALVRLLPLSEPILEVDTAPVRLIGGTSAEAPLTASGYVVAQRQASVASKGTGRLEYLGIAIGSRVKAGEVIARIEQADMLALQRQARARLEVAHATLENARAELQDARLAYDRAKALLPDQFISQSEFDVAANRLRKAEASVRSASAAIAAAEADVLTADVMMENTKIRAPFDGIVLKKFAEVGEIVAPMAGATNARGAVALIGDMATLAVEVDISESAITKVAPGRPAEITLDALPGVRYQGTIEQIVPTADRSKGTVSAKIRFLDLDDRVLPEMSAKVSFLPSAQSGSGESPRFLVPAVSLITKENRTVLYVLDHDVAREVAVEEVLRQNSDSEVRGNLSSTARVILMPPSSLTNGTRVRAGSVR; translated from the coding sequence ATGACTCCTCCTCCTTCAGGTGACGTCGATCTTTCGATTCTGCGGATGCCTCGGGAAGAGCCGCCTCCCTCCGGCCGACCAGGGTCGTGGAGGAAACGGCTCGCGGGAGCAGTGGCCGTGGGCCTGATCGTGCCGGCGCTGGTTCGGTTGCTTCCTCTCTCGGAGCCGATTCTCGAAGTGGACACGGCGCCCGTGCGATTGATCGGGGGAACATCCGCTGAAGCTCCTCTGACGGCCAGCGGCTACGTCGTCGCCCAGCGCCAGGCTTCGGTCGCATCCAAGGGAACCGGCCGCCTTGAATATCTCGGCATCGCCATCGGAAGCCGCGTGAAAGCGGGGGAGGTCATCGCCCGCATCGAACAGGCTGACATGCTGGCTTTGCAACGGCAAGCCCGCGCCAGGCTCGAAGTGGCGCACGCGACACTGGAAAATGCCCGGGCTGAGTTGCAAGACGCCCGATTGGCCTATGACCGAGCCAAGGCCCTGTTGCCAGATCAGTTCATTTCTCAATCCGAGTTCGACGTCGCAGCCAATCGCCTCAGAAAGGCCGAAGCCTCAGTGCGATCCGCTTCCGCGGCCATTGCCGCCGCGGAAGCGGACGTGCTCACGGCCGACGTCATGATGGAAAACACCAAGATCCGGGCGCCGTTCGATGGCATCGTGCTCAAAAAGTTCGCCGAGGTCGGTGAAATCGTGGCCCCGATGGCCGGCGCCACCAACGCGCGGGGGGCGGTCGCGCTCATCGGAGACATGGCGACGCTCGCCGTGGAAGTGGATATCTCCGAATCCGCCATTACCAAGGTCGCGCCGGGCCGTCCGGCCGAGATCACGCTGGACGCCCTGCCCGGCGTCCGATACCAAGGCACGATCGAACAGATCGTGCCTACGGCCGATCGATCGAAAGGCACCGTGTCGGCGAAGATCCGGTTCCTCGACCTGGACGATCGCGTGCTGCCGGAGATGAGCGCCAAGGTGTCTTTTTTGCCTTCGGCTCAATCAGGCTCCGGGGAATCGCCTCGGTTTTTGGTCCCGGCCGTTTCTCTCATTACAAAAGAAAACCGAACCGTCCTCTATGTGCTGGACCATGACGTCGCACGGGAAGTCGCCGTCGAAGAAGTCTTGCGGCAAAACTCAGACAGTGAGGTGCGGGGGAATTTGTCATCAACCGCGCGAGTGATTCTCATGCCCCCTTCTTCACTCACAAACGGCACCCGTGTCCGTGCCGGCTCAGTCCGTTAA
- a CDS encoding helix-turn-helix transcriptional regulator, whose translation MERQKRADARFDQLQTLITQLRRHAPRWADRLSSATTDREFLDVLCKLFDLSSVDRPLREEAQASNDLATRIATFLSSSLHQGPTLKTLAEWLGYSEKYCSELFRSVMGEPFSRYLARRRAEIASDLLLTTDKSIGDIAASVGFSDQFSFSHFFKRATGFSPRAFRATHARRQPSSTTKPQQSLSQ comes from the coding sequence ATGGAAAGACAGAAAAGAGCCGACGCGCGATTTGATCAGTTGCAAACGCTCATCACGCAACTTCGACGCCATGCGCCCCGGTGGGCCGATCGCCTGTCCAGCGCGACGACCGATCGGGAATTTTTGGACGTGCTCTGCAAGCTCTTCGACCTGTCCTCCGTCGACCGGCCGCTTCGCGAGGAGGCCCAGGCCTCCAACGATCTTGCGACCCGGATCGCGACGTTTCTTTCCTCCAGCCTCCATCAGGGTCCCACGCTCAAAACCTTGGCCGAGTGGTTGGGATATTCCGAAAAATACTGCTCCGAGCTGTTTCGTTCCGTGATGGGAGAACCATTCTCTCGCTATCTCGCGCGGCGGCGGGCGGAAATCGCGTCCGATTTGCTTCTGACCACCGACAAATCAATCGGGGACATCGCCGCATCGGTTGGGTTCAGCGATCAATTTTCGTTCAGTCATTTCTTCAAGCGGGCGACGGGGTTCTCGCCGCGGGCCTTTCGCGCGACGCACGCCCGGCGCCAACCGTCTTCAACCACAAAGCCTCAACAGAGCCTTTCTCAATGA
- a CDS encoding HD-GYP domain-containing protein, translating into MRTDSVAHVEPAVLKIQRLLGKIDRLRLPAASRRDVESILVRQVSKELDRALPWQAGHAERTAVVACLIGEAFELDATALHDLKLAALLHDIGLLMVPEPLRQGCEPLDPSSYVALQHHSRLGANLLEPFVFLRQAAILIAHHHEWWDGCGYPYGVRGEFIPLGARILAVADAFEAIHVPGVQDRSLRDRIALKILRVAAGTQFDPMVVAKLWVASERGLHSASASPPHGGRR; encoded by the coding sequence ATGCGCACTGATTCTGTCGCACACGTCGAGCCGGCCGTGTTGAAGATTCAACGGCTGCTGGGCAAGATCGATCGTCTCCGCCTGCCGGCGGCTTCGCGCCGAGACGTCGAAAGCATTCTGGTCCGGCAGGTCAGCAAAGAGCTCGACCGCGCCCTGCCCTGGCAGGCCGGTCACGCCGAACGGACCGCCGTCGTCGCCTGCCTGATCGGAGAAGCGTTCGAACTTGACGCGACCGCGCTCCATGATCTGAAGCTCGCCGCCCTGCTGCACGACATCGGCCTCCTCATGGTGCCGGAGCCGCTCAGACAGGGATGTGAACCACTTGATCCCTCATCGTACGTCGCCCTTCAGCACCATTCCCGGCTTGGCGCCAATTTGCTTGAACCGTTCGTCTTCTTGAGGCAAGCGGCGATTCTGATCGCCCATCACCACGAATGGTGGGATGGATGCGGCTATCCCTACGGCGTCCGCGGAGAGTTCATTCCCCTCGGCGCGAGAATTCTGGCCGTGGCCGACGCCTTTGAAGCGATTCACGTCCCCGGCGTGCAAGACCGCTCCCTTCGTGACCGCATCGCGCTCAAAATTCTGCGCGTCGCGGCGGGAACGCAATTCGACCCGATGGTGGTGGCAAAGCTCTGGGTGGCGTCGGAAAGGGGCTTGCACAGCGCTTCGGCAAGTCCGCCCCATGGAGGTAGACGATAA
- a CDS encoding TonB-dependent receptor family protein: MAFCFLLRMRIRTIFIFCLFAAAFALSDSSATAAEELPPQKATVAQASLDSSSEGTGTQDREQSPSDQKPIRAPLTEIIGTAPTALDHIPGSGKVVTSESIEQNHRFTINEALREVPGVHVRDEEGLGIRPNIGIRGLDPTRSRKVHIMEDGVPIMLMPYADPSSYYFPPIFRFDRIEVLKGSGQLLYGPQTIGGVINLITRMPSAKPEGHFQVWGGNLNYLNTHFDYGGTWGKSGYLVDYTHSQTDTPRFTNIRAKIDDLTFKTVQELSDRTQILAKFNYYRENSAIGYQGLTQAEWATRGEDRQTPFTNDHFDFMRLGYHVAVNHLFTANLTSTTNFFGHYMERDWSRQSQQGVDITGSPVGGIQNGNSIPATAYGVVPANRRFTNEREYWVWGVEPRFHYSHAFPFFGLKGEADFGARYMYEQSDRKQLLNTVSGTGVPSSCINPGQPTCLGENNKRTTNAYAFFAQERLILGPFTLTPGFRVEHISYDQTNRLANNGNGNYGKTNFTEVLPGAGITYSPFKNTTFFFGAHRGMAPPQISDAVALATARPVDLGPELSWTYELGVRGNLTHWAAYSITGYQMDFDNQIITQSVAGGVGSTLTSAGRTQHRGAEVATQIDLWDAVTGRDDNQDVTFDFNYTWVAQANFKGTRNSSLGAAALLPGEPTTLSVSGNRLPYTPEHLITAGIGYANRAFWVGPFNARLETQCVSDQFADDRNTVIPTPNGQRGIVRGWCMLNASVNQHVKKINTTFFFTGKNMLDHDAIVDRSRGIYPSLPALWQAGAKWTF, encoded by the coding sequence ATGGCGTTTTGTTTCTTATTGAGAATGAGAATAAGAACTATCTTTATATTCTGTCTTTTTGCCGCCGCGTTCGCGCTGTCGGACTCCTCTGCGACGGCCGCCGAGGAACTACCGCCTCAAAAAGCGACGGTTGCGCAGGCTTCGCTCGATTCTTCGTCTGAAGGCACGGGGACACAAGATCGGGAGCAGTCACCGTCAGACCAAAAGCCGATCAGAGCGCCTTTGACGGAAATCATCGGGACGGCGCCGACCGCACTGGATCATATTCCAGGCTCTGGAAAAGTCGTGACCAGCGAAAGCATCGAACAGAACCACCGGTTCACCATCAACGAGGCGTTGCGCGAGGTTCCTGGTGTTCATGTCCGAGACGAAGAAGGTCTTGGCATCCGGCCTAATATCGGCATTCGAGGCCTGGACCCGACGCGCAGCCGGAAAGTGCACATCATGGAAGACGGCGTGCCCATCATGCTGATGCCTTACGCCGATCCCTCTTCCTATTACTTTCCTCCGATTTTCCGCTTTGATCGGATCGAGGTGTTGAAGGGCAGCGGGCAACTCCTCTACGGGCCCCAGACCATCGGCGGCGTCATCAACCTCATCACGCGCATGCCTTCGGCCAAACCGGAAGGCCATTTTCAGGTGTGGGGCGGCAATTTGAATTACCTGAACACCCATTTCGATTACGGCGGAACGTGGGGCAAAAGCGGCTATCTGGTCGATTACACCCATTCGCAAACCGACACACCGCGGTTCACCAATATCCGCGCGAAGATCGATGACTTGACATTTAAGACCGTCCAGGAATTAAGCGACCGGACCCAGATCCTGGCCAAGTTCAATTACTACCGTGAAAACTCAGCGATCGGCTACCAAGGGCTGACCCAAGCGGAGTGGGCCACCCGTGGCGAAGACCGGCAAACCCCGTTTACCAACGATCACTTCGACTTCATGCGGCTCGGCTACCACGTGGCGGTCAACCACCTGTTCACCGCCAACTTGACCTCAACCACGAACTTCTTCGGCCATTATATGGAGCGGGACTGGAGCCGCCAGTCTCAACAGGGAGTGGACATCACCGGCAGTCCGGTCGGCGGCATCCAAAACGGCAACAGCATTCCGGCAACCGCATACGGCGTCGTACCAGCCAACCGGCGATTCACCAACGAACGAGAGTATTGGGTTTGGGGAGTCGAGCCCCGCTTCCACTATTCTCATGCCTTTCCGTTCTTCGGGCTCAAGGGCGAAGCGGACTTCGGCGCTCGGTACATGTACGAGCAGTCGGACCGTAAACAGTTGCTTAATACGGTCTCAGGAACGGGAGTGCCATCAAGCTGTATCAACCCTGGACAGCCCACCTGTTTGGGTGAAAACAACAAACGCACCACCAATGCCTATGCCTTCTTCGCTCAAGAGCGGTTGATTCTGGGCCCCTTTACCTTGACGCCGGGATTCCGGGTCGAGCACATCAGTTACGATCAAACCAACCGACTGGCGAACAACGGGAACGGCAACTACGGCAAGACCAATTTTACCGAGGTGCTGCCTGGCGCCGGCATCACCTATTCGCCGTTTAAGAACACCACCTTCTTCTTCGGCGCCCACCGCGGTATGGCGCCGCCTCAGATCTCCGATGCGGTCGCTCTCGCCACGGCACGGCCCGTCGATTTGGGCCCGGAGTTGAGCTGGACCTACGAGTTGGGGGTGCGAGGAAATCTGACCCACTGGGCCGCGTACTCCATCACCGGCTATCAGATGGACTTCGACAACCAGATCATTACCCAATCGGTGGCCGGAGGGGTCGGCTCCACCTTGACGAGTGCTGGAAGAACGCAACACCGCGGCGCCGAGGTGGCAACCCAGATCGATCTCTGGGACGCCGTGACCGGCCGAGACGACAACCAAGACGTCACGTTCGATTTCAACTACACCTGGGTCGCCCAGGCGAATTTCAAGGGAACGCGCAATAGTTCACTCGGCGCCGCAGCGCTCTTGCCGGGGGAACCGACGACGCTCAGCGTCAGTGGAAACCGTCTGCCCTACACGCCGGAGCATTTGATTACGGCGGGCATCGGCTACGCCAACCGGGCTTTCTGGGTCGGTCCGTTTAACGCCCGTTTGGAAACGCAATGTGTCAGCGACCAGTTCGCCGATGACCGGAACACGGTCATCCCGACGCCCAACGGACAGCGCGGCATCGTGAGGGGCTGGTGCATGCTCAACGCCTCGGTCAACCAACACGTGAAGAAAATCAACACGACCTTCTTCTTCACGGGCAAGAACATGCTGGACCATGACGCCATCGTGGACCGATCGCGCGGCATCTATCCCAGCCTGCCGGCCCTCTGGCAAGCCGGAGCGAAATGGACGTTCTGA
- a CDS encoding energy transducer TonB, with protein sequence MTLLAAASQDHARMHQRGWAWSLLVHGIFGAGAMALMSGLSPSMEAEPFQWNVAMVESPEISPLSDPLPETTPPPQPPEPVAKPVQREVLHRQEVRTVRPVPEIMPVDQTVSQTASMVFEKTVPPQEEIHETVEPTPVQDTAVQEEPPIQTAPGITPEPPRQVVTEPHPAVASVAQETKPVEAAVAKAPSHAPVAAKADYAWLMKALLGRINELKSYPHLARINHWEGKVVLRAVIRDDGQVIMVDVQESSGRSILDNDAMETLRKASPLKLEQPLGKPQVAILMPISYSLR encoded by the coding sequence ATGACCCTGCTCGCGGCCGCTTCACAAGACCACGCGCGCATGCACCAACGGGGTTGGGCCTGGTCTCTACTCGTCCACGGCATTTTCGGCGCGGGCGCGATGGCCTTGATGTCGGGCTTGTCTCCGTCCATGGAGGCGGAACCGTTTCAATGGAATGTTGCGATGGTGGAATCGCCGGAAATTTCCCCCTTGTCGGACCCTCTCCCGGAAACCACGCCTCCGCCTCAACCACCGGAGCCGGTCGCCAAACCGGTTCAACGTGAAGTTCTCCACCGCCAAGAAGTTCGAACGGTTCGGCCTGTTCCCGAGATCATGCCCGTCGATCAGACGGTCTCGCAGACGGCTTCGATGGTTTTTGAGAAGACGGTCCCGCCCCAGGAGGAGATCCACGAGACCGTTGAGCCGACGCCGGTGCAAGACACGGCCGTTCAAGAAGAGCCGCCGATTCAGACGGCGCCGGGCATAACACCGGAGCCCCCACGGCAGGTTGTGACGGAACCCCACCCTGCCGTCGCCTCTGTTGCTCAGGAGACCAAGCCCGTCGAGGCCGCTGTCGCGAAGGCCCCCTCACATGCACCCGTTGCAGCCAAGGCCGATTATGCGTGGCTCATGAAGGCGCTGTTGGGGCGGATCAACGAACTGAAGAGCTACCCTCATTTGGCCCGCATCAACCATTGGGAAGGCAAGGTCGTGCTCCGGGCCGTGATCAGAGACGACGGACAGGTCATTATGGTCGACGTGCAAGAAAGCTCGGGGCGGTCCATCCTCGACAACGACGCGATGGAGACTTTGCGAAAAGCATCGCCTTTGAAACTCGAACAGCCTCTGGGAAAGCCTCAGGTGGCCATTCTCATGCCGATCAGTTATTCGCTCCGATAG
- a CDS encoding biopolymer transporter ExbD, with product MNHELNQINVIPLVDVMLVLLVIVLTTATFITTGQIPVDLAKASEASDRKDVPVVITLTAEGQLYLNDSAVPENGLRAVLASQPRESIVVVRADKVTMLERFVQVVDEVRGLGFSQVSLEVVRS from the coding sequence ATGAATCATGAACTGAATCAAATCAACGTCATTCCCCTGGTTGACGTAATGCTGGTGCTGTTGGTCATCGTGTTGACGACGGCGACCTTCATCACCACGGGACAGATTCCGGTCGACTTGGCCAAGGCATCCGAAGCCAGCGATCGCAAGGACGTCCCGGTCGTCATCACCCTGACGGCGGAGGGGCAGCTTTATCTCAATGATTCGGCCGTCCCCGAGAACGGGCTCCGCGCCGTGCTCGCCTCGCAGCCGCGGGAATCGATCGTGGTCGTCCGCGCCGACAAAGTAACGATGCTGGAGCGGTTCGTTCAGGTCGTTGACGAAGTGCGCGGCTTGGGATTTTCTCAGGTGAGTCTGGAGGTGGTGCGGTCATGA
- the exbB gene encoding TonB-system energizer ExbB: MEALKDIIDYGIIGLLLALSVWAVAVAIERWQFYRRIDPSLYPNQQLFEIALTKRLVIIGTVAANAPYIGLLGTVLGIMLTFHTMGTSKTIAVSSIMVGLSLALKATAVGLLVAIPCVVLNNALRRRVAELVTEYKIRHPHES, from the coding sequence ATGGAAGCGTTAAAAGACATCATCGACTACGGCATCATCGGCCTGTTGCTGGCGCTCAGCGTGTGGGCCGTGGCCGTGGCCATCGAGCGGTGGCAGTTTTACCGGCGGATCGATCCCTCGCTCTATCCGAACCAACAATTGTTTGAAATCGCCTTGACCAAACGGTTGGTGATCATCGGGACCGTGGCGGCCAACGCGCCCTATATCGGCCTGTTGGGGACGGTCTTGGGCATTATGTTGACGTTCCATACCATGGGAACCTCCAAGACGATCGCCGTCAGTTCCATTATGGTGGGATTAAGTTTGGCCCTCAAAGCGACGGCGGTCGGACTCTTGGTGGCAATCCCCTGCGTCGTCCTGAATAACGCCCTCCGACGACGTGTCGCCGAACTGGTGACCGAATACAAAATCCGTCATCCCCATGAATCATGA